DNA from Flavobacterium aestivum:
CTACTCTGCTCTAAAAATATCCCTAAACTGGTAGAGAATACGTTCTAACAATCTCAAATCTTCGGTTACAATATCCGCAGAGCCTTTCATCTCTTGTTGAAAAGGAATTTGCTTTTTATAAGAAGACTCTAATCCATTTGGCAAAGATACATCTATTAGCAAATTACCTTCTTTATCTGGTACCAAAGAAATATTACTTACTTTACCTCTTAAAACACCAAACTCTCTATCCGGGAAATTAAACAAACGAATATTTACTTTTTGTCCCACTTTAATTTTTCCGGAATTCAATGCAGGAGCTTTTACTTTACCAAGGTATCCTTCTTTTATTGTAGGTATAATTGAAAATACATTGTCTCCAGTTGTTATGGATTGATTCTTTGTCCAAACTTGTAAAAATGTAACCACACCAGAAACAGATGTTTTTAAAGTATAGGTCAGTTCCCAATCTTTTATTGCTTTTTTCAATTGATAAAAAGCTTGTGTGACACTTCTATCTAAATTTACCGTTTCTTTAGTCCCATTTATCTGTGAACTTTGGCTTGATTTTGTGTTATCAATCAAAGATGACTTTAATTGAGATATTGAGGACAATAGACTTTTATAATTCTTTTCGGCTTGTAGATATCCTAATTTTTTATTTTCAAAATCTTGTGCAGAAACAACTCCTTTGTTATATAAGGATTCAAAACGATTGACATCATTTTTTTGAAGTTGCAATTCGCTTTCATTTATTACTTTTTGTTGCTCTAACAACTTCAAACGCGCTCTTATTTCAATATTCTCAGAACGTTGTGCTTTGTTTTCTATTTGATAAGGTTGTAGTTCTGTATTGAGTTCTTCTGCCGAATATTCTTTCTGGAAAATAGCATATGCACTTTCTATATCTCCTAATTGAGCATTTTGAAGTAAATGAAAAGGGAATTTTGCAGTTCCGTTTAGATCAAAATGATTCAAACAATTCTTTAAAACAAATACATCTTTATAATTGGCATTATTCTCAATTATGGCAAGTGTCGTGTTTTCTAAAACTGCTGTTTTATCTTTTACTAAAATAGCTTCGATTCTTCCAGTAGTTTTAGCCACTATTTTTTCTGGTGGAATTGCAGTTGTAATAACAATTTCTGTGCTTACTACATCTGGATACTTTAAGAACCAAGACACACAAAAAAGCATTACTATGATTCCAAAAATTAAAACCGTTCCCCAACGAATCATCCAGTGCGGAACACGAGTAAGAATATCTTGAACTTCTTCACTACGAAGTTGAAAGTCGGTATTTGAAGCAGGTAATTCAGGCATTTTTTTATTGTTGAATTTTAGATATGATTATTTTTATGATATAATTTGAAAAACTGAAACTGGAAGACTGAAATAAAAAACTTCTTATTTCCAGCTTCCATAATCAAGCTTAGTTCCCTAATTGCAATTGATTTCTAACCAATTCAAAATAGTTCCCTTTTTGTTCTACCAATGCAGAGTGGCTTCCCATCTCGATAATTTTTCCTTTGTCGAGTACCACAATTTGGTCGGCATTCATCACTGTACTTAATCGGTGTGCAATAACCACCACTGTTTTGTTTTTGAAAAAAATATCCAATTTACCCATAATTACTTTTTCATTATTAGCATCTAAAGCTGATGTTGCTTCATCAAAAAATAACATTTCTGGGTTTTTATAAACTGCTCTGGCAATAAGTAATCTCTGCTTTTGTCCAGTACTCATCCCTACTCCTTCTGTACCTATTTTAGTATTGTATCCTAGCGGTAACCCTAAAATATATTCAGTAATATTAGCCACATCAGCGGCATAGACTAATCGTTCTTTATTAATTATACCTACTCCTACCGCTATGTTATTGGCAATAGTATCATTAAATATAAAGCCTTCTTGCATTACAGCACCAATATTGTCTCTCCAAGATTTTTGTGCTATATTCTTGAGTTGCGTATTCCCTAAATTGATTTCTCCTTTGTCTGGATCATAAAATTTAAGCAACAATTTCATTAAAGTAGTCTTTCCACTTCCGCTTACACCTACGATAGCGGTAACTTTTCGGGCTGGAATCTTTAGATTCAAATTGTCTAATACCGGAATATCTGACCCCAAATAACGATAAGATAAATCCTTTATTATTATATCACTGTCCTTAGGAATATCATGTGTTTGATGTATTTCTTGTTGTGATTCATCTTCTTTTTCGTGAATTTCTGACAAACGCGCCAATGATATTTTTGCATCTTGCAATTCACGAACAAACTCGATAAGTTGGGTAATTGGACCATTCAAACTCCCAACAATAGAGCTTATCGCCATCATCATCCCCAAAGTAATAGATCCATCTATCACTAATTTTGCCGAAAGAAAAATAATAAAGATATTTTTTAATTCATTTATGACAGACGAACCAATCGTTTGCGTTTGTTCTAATACCAACCCCTTTATAGATACCCTAAACAATCTTGCCTGTACATATTCCCAACCCCATCTTTTTTGTTTTTCGGCGTTATGCAGTTTAATTTCCTGCATCCCGTTTATAAGTTCCATTACTTTGCTCTGTTCCTGACTTACCTCCGAAAATCGTTTATAATCCAATTCTTTTCGTCTTTTAAGAAACAAGGTAATCCAACCAAAATAAAGAAGACTTCCCGCAAAAAAAACAAAGAAAATCTTTAGGTTATAATAGGCTAATACTCCTCCCATAATAATCATATTGATTACAGAAAACAATACATTTAAGGAAGATGTGGTTAGAATTTTTTCTATACGATGATGATCATTTATACGCTGCAGAATATCTCCTGTCATCCTTACATCAAAGAATGAAATGGGTAAATTCATTAATTTTATAAAGAAATCTGAAATTAAGGAAATGTTTATTCTGGTAGAAAGATGTAAAAGTATCCAACTTCGAATAAGCTCTAAGCCTGTTTTCCCGGCAAAAAGAAACAATTGCGCAAACAGAATTAAATAAATAAAATTAATATTCTGGTTCTGAATCCCTACATCGACAATACTTTGTGTCAAAAAAGGAAAAATTAACTGCAATAAACTGCTTGCCAATAAGCCAACTGTTAATTGTATTAAAAATGACCTGTATCTCAATATGTATTGATACAATAAACCAAATCCTAATCCTTTGTTCTCTTCTTTTTCAAATTCAGATTGAAAAAATTTAGGGGTAGCTTCCAGTAATAATGCTATACCTTCTTGTGTAGTATCATCGGCATTATTACCTATCCAAAATTTTATAAAATCTGATTCACTATAATCGATTAATCCAAAACCAGGATCTGAAATAAAATATCTCCCTTTTTTAATATTATATAGGATTACGTAGTGTTCTTTGTTCCAATGCAAAACACAAGGCAAAGGCACTTCATCTAAACTTTTTAAATTGAGTTTTACCCCTAAAGTTCTGAAGCCTATTTTTTCGGCAGCATCACTTAAAAACAATAAATTACTGCCCTCTCGGGTCGTCTCGCTATAATCTCTTAATTCTTGAATGTTTATGGATTTGCCATAATACTTGGCTATAATTTTTAAACAGGTAGGGCCACAATCTTTAGAATCGGCCTGTTTGTAGTTGGGGAATTTCTTCAATTTTAACTTATTTTTTTTCGAAAGCAATTTAGTACAAAATATTTTACTTATCAATATTAAAAACAATAAAGAGGAAATAAATTTCCTCTTTATATTTATAACAATTTAGTAACCTTTACTATACACAAATATTTTCTTTTACTGCGCATTTACCAGTAGTTGCATTATATGTACCTCCTTCTTCTGCACACTCGGCAGCAATCATTGTCCAATAAAAAATTTTGATGCATCCAAATCCTCCATTAATTGATTTTTGCTCTTTTTGGGTTAATTTTTGAGCTCCTTCTAAATTCAAAATATTTTTTAACATAATATATTTTTTATAGTTTGGTTAACATCCCAATCCTTTTAAGATACTTGGGATTTGTATCTTTTTATCCTTTCACCTCATTAAGGTTCTAGACAATACCAACATGTCCCGCTCACGCAACATTGCCCTTTCGGACATAAATGAGTCGCATCACAAGCCATTCTACCACCATTAATTGATTTTTGCTCACTTTTAGTTAATTTTTGAGCACCTTTTAAATTCAAAATGTTTTTTAACATGATTATAGTTTTTATTAATTTAGTTAAAATCTCAATCATTTAAAGACACTTGGGTTTGTCTCTATATTTCAAGAATATTTTAGTGTGCCTTTAAATTTGAATTAAAATTCTCCTTTCTACAAATACTTTCTCCTCAGAAAAGTTATTCAGGAAATATTTTAATTCATTACTATCGTATTATAAGAAGAAAATTATTCTATTGAGAAACAACAACCTCCTCCAGCTAAAGGATATTCTGCAGGGCATGGTCCAAATCCTTTATATATAGCCCATCCACCACTAATTGCTTTAGCACAAACTTCAGTTATCCCTCCATTAATACTTTTTTGCTCACTTTTAGTTAATTTTTGAGCACCTTTTAAATTCAAAATGTTTTTTAACATGTTATCCTATTTAATAGTTTTACTAAAATTATTTAAAGTTACTTGGGATTCATCTACAGTATTAAACTGTTTTAACAATAAATACAAATCCAAGTTCTACCTACGCGAAGTGGGCATGAATACAATTCGGTCTCAGGATCATAACAAGTTGGAGGAACATCTCCTCCATGAATATTTTTTTGCTCGTTTCTTGTTAATTTTTGAGCTCCTTCTAATTTTAAAATGTTTTTTAACATGGTATCGATTTTAAAATTAAAATTCTTCACACACTAACGCTCTGCAAGTATGATTAATTGAATTATAAGTTGCATTTGGGTATTCCACTCTACACTCTGCTAAAGAATTACCTGGATAATATGCAACGTAACAACCTACTGGAATACCTGCTTTAATGTTTTTTTGCTCTTTTTTAGTTAATTCCTGAGCTCCTTCTAAGTTTAAAATGCTTTTTAACATGATATAATATTTTATGGTTAAGTTAATATCCCAAATTATTTAAAGACACTTGGAACATGATGTCGATTGAATTTCAAATAAAAAAGCTATGAAATAATACTCTTTATTACATAGCTTTTTATTTTATGAAAAATAATTATGGACACATTATTCCATTCTTAACACATTTATAAGGACCTGAATCCTCACATTGATGTGTTCCGTATGGACAAGTATTGAATCTAGTTATTCCTCCATTCAATGATTTTTGTTCCTTTTTACTCAATTTTTGAGCTCCTTCTAAGTTTAAAATGTTTTTTAACATAATATAAATTTTAAAAGTTTGATTAGTTCCTCAATTTTTAAAGACACTTGAGGCTTGTGTCTGTGTCTGTAGTTTGTGAGTATTATACCTCGTCAGTACTACAGATCCATCTCCAACGACCGTTTTCGAAAATACGAATTGGGTATCCAGTTTCACAATATGGAAGACCTCCTTTAATTACTTTTTGCTCTTTTTCAGTTAACACTTGAGCTCCTTCTAGGTTTGAAATTTTTTTTAACATGGTAATAGTTTTTAATTAATTTAGTTAATATCCCAATCATTTTGAAACACTTGGGACTTGTGTTTTTTATCTTAAAATGAGGAAAAATTGATGTATTATTCCCTAACATTAATTTTGCATTGCTATTAGAAAAGCACTTTTTACTTCTACACTAACAGAAAAAATACAAAACGCTTACTTAAAAACAGGCCTGACCAATAAGTCTGCAGATTCCCTCATCACTTCCTGCATAACAACAGTAAGTACCCGAAGAACGAGGACAAACTCCCCCTACACAAGCTAAACCGCCTTTTATACTTTTTTGTTCATTTTTAGTCAGTTTTTGAGCTCCATCTAATTTTAGAATATTTTTTAACATGATTATAGTTTTTGATATTTACTTAATACCCCAATCTTTGTGTAACACTTAGGGCTTGTGTCAGTGACTCAATCAATATTTAAAATTTATTACGGTAACTCTGGACGACATGGGCTAGCACAAGCTAAGCTGATGTACTTACATCTATTTGTAGTTGGATCAATACAATCCTTTAAACCTCCGTTTATACTTTTTTGCTCATTTTTAGATAATTTTTGAGCTCCTTCTAATTTTAAAATGTTTTTTAACATGGTCATAATTTTTATAGGTTAGTTAATATCTCCTCAATCACTTTAAAGTACTTGAGAATTTAGGTTAGGCTTTTAAAATCTAAATAGTGAAATTAATTACACTTCTTCTGGTTGCGGTTTACATCCTACTTTTGTACAATAGTATCTAGGATTAATACATCCGTCTATAGCGCAAATATGAATTCCCCCTGAAATATTTTTTTGCTCGTTTTTACTTAATTTTTGAGCTCCTTCTAATTTTAAAATGTTTTTTAACATGATTCTAGTTTTTGT
Protein-coding regions in this window:
- a CDS encoding HlyD family secretion protein, translating into MPELPASNTDFQLRSEEVQDILTRVPHWMIRWGTVLIFGIIVMLFCVSWFLKYPDVVSTEIVITTAIPPEKIVAKTTGRIEAILVKDKTAVLENTTLAIIENNANYKDVFVLKNCLNHFDLNGTAKFPFHLLQNAQLGDIESAYAIFQKEYSAEELNTELQPYQIENKAQRSENIEIRARLKLLEQQKVINESELQLQKNDVNRFESLYNKGVVSAQDFENKKLGYLQAEKNYKSLLSSISQLKSSLIDNTKSSQSSQINGTKETVNLDRSVTQAFYQLKKAIKDWELTYTLKTSVSGVVTFLQVWTKNQSITTGDNVFSIIPTIKEGYLGKVKAPALNSGKIKVGQKVNIRLFNFPDREFGVLRGKVSNISLVPDKEGNLLIDVSLPNGLESSYKKQIPFQQEMKGSADIVTEDLRLLERILYQFRDIFRAE
- a CDS encoding peptidase domain-containing ABC transporter, whose protein sequence is MKKFPNYKQADSKDCGPTCLKIIAKYYGKSINIQELRDYSETTREGSNLLFLSDAAEKIGFRTLGVKLNLKSLDEVPLPCVLHWNKEHYVILYNIKKGRYFISDPGFGLIDYSESDFIKFWIGNNADDTTQEGIALLLEATPKFFQSEFEKEENKGLGFGLLYQYILRYRSFLIQLTVGLLASSLLQLIFPFLTQSIVDVGIQNQNINFIYLILFAQLFLFAGKTGLELIRSWILLHLSTRINISLISDFFIKLMNLPISFFDVRMTGDILQRINDHHRIEKILTTSSLNVLFSVINMIIMGGVLAYYNLKIFFVFFAGSLLYFGWITLFLKRRKELDYKRFSEVSQEQSKVMELINGMQEIKLHNAEKQKRWGWEYVQARLFRVSIKGLVLEQTQTIGSSVINELKNIFIIFLSAKLVIDGSITLGMMMAISSIVGSLNGPITQLIEFVRELQDAKISLARLSEIHEKEDESQQEIHQTHDIPKDSDIIIKDLSYRYLGSDIPVLDNLNLKIPARKVTAIVGVSGSGKTTLMKLLLKFYDPDKGEINLGNTQLKNIAQKSWRDNIGAVMQEGFIFNDTIANNIAVGVGIINKERLVYAADVANITEYILGLPLGYNTKIGTEGVGMSTGQKQRLLIARAVYKNPEMLFFDEATSALDANNEKVIMGKLDIFFKNKTVVVIAHRLSTVMNADQIVVLDKGKIIEMGSHSALVEQKGNYFELVRNQLQLGN